One Xenopus tropicalis strain Nigerian chromosome 8, UCB_Xtro_10.0, whole genome shotgun sequence genomic window carries:
- the LOC100485160 gene encoding protocadherin-20: protein MERIQICPTILFIFYTLLEFTASASELTFYIPEEQNEGTYIGSLKTNSLESSPLQYKLLPPSIYFHLDKQTGDLYTTAFKLDREHLCPQDTLNQCFVEIDAFVSSQEHSEIAKIKIFILDINDHAPFFTDRIITISVQEDTAVGTIFPIDHSASDPDAGQNSILLYHLNSIDNVFTLGNNSQLLSLTLQQPLDHESKSEYYMDLIASDKGQPPLSGSALIIVQITDVNDNCPVFLTSNMFIILQRNSSVNSTVTQLEAVDEDTGENSIIQYVYSNRVPAESKKLFHLESMTGILRLAAPIPEDSPNNHKLTVLAIGPGCAPAVATVKLAIQELKRKEPRMEFRVIGAQGEEGVSVKEDVPINTIIAILEIKDTDYSILRPVYINGTIPFALKVSENSPDTYLLLTSGILDFELEQKYTIQVLGNATFDNLIVYQASLNVKLEDVNDNAPQFPQSVLEVSVEENNSPGAVILELSAFDRDSGSNGIIDYSFGAELPMEFFIDASHGILTASVSFDREQKTSYTVIVLASDHGSPAQNGSCTVIITILDQNDNMPIFLTNEFTFSVPENLSRHGTVGIINVTDADSGLNGEISLSMLNTTMPFSVDKNIILLEGYLDYESEYKYELWIEAHDKGNPPLSSTVKVNIMVLDMNDNAPLILLPDSNFSYVLVPPDTLKGSSVTKVHAVDYDAGMNGAIQYSGFGELGPLGDLFTIDNITGNITLKESIITHHCGLYQFMVKASDQGYPEALSTIVRINILLNHSISNRSYLESLIMAKTEVPIENQVILLSPCTQYHKMAHFSWSLNVLIFLGVVILCILFCVMGTLLLFCRRKGNLKRRKKAEVQIPLKLNADYWDSIK from the coding sequence aTTTGCCCCAccattctgtttattttttacacattgCTGGAGTTCACAGCATCAGCATCAGAACTTACATTTTATATACCAGAGGAGCAAAATGAAGGCACCTACATTGGATCTTTAAAGACAAACAGCTTGGAATCATCTCCACTACAGTACAAGCTTCTCCCACCATCCATCTATTTCCATTTGGACAAGCAGACAGGAGATCTGTATACCACTGCATTCAAACTGGACAGAGAACATTTATGCCCACAGGATACTTTAAATCAGTGTTTTGTAGAAATTGATGCATTTGTTTCTTCTCAAGAACATTCAGAAATTGCAAAGATTAAAATCTTTATTTTGGATATTAATGACCATGCACCATTTTTCACAGACAGGATTATTACAATTTCTGTTCAGGAGGATACAGCAGTAGGAACCATATTTCCTATTGACCACTCAGCTAGTGATCCAGATGCTGGACAGAACAGTATTTTGCTCTATCATCTGAACAGTATTGATAATGTTTTTACATTGGGGAACAATTCACAGTTACTTTCATTAACCCTACAGCAGCCTTTGGATCATGAATCTAAAAGTGAATACTATATGGATTTAATTGCTTCTGATAAGGGACAACCCCCATTATCTGGAAGTGCCTTGATTATAGTGCAAATAACGGATGTAAATGACAACTGTCCTGTTTTCCTTACAAGTAATATGTTTATCATTCTCCAAAGAAACAGCTCTGTCAACAGTACAGTTACCCAGCTGGAGGCGGTCGATGAGGACACTGGTGAGAACAGCATCATTCAGTACGTATACAGCAACAGGGTCCCAGCAGAATCCAAAAAACTCTTTCATTTAGAAAGCATGACTGGAATCCTCCGATTAGCTGCACCTATACCTGAAGACTCACCCAATAATCACAAGCTTACTGTTTTAGCCATTGGTCCTGGATGTGCTCCTGCAGTAGCTACTGTTAAATTAGCAATACAAGAATTGAAAAGAAAAGAGCCAAGGATGGAATTCCGCGTAATAGGAGCCCAAGGAGAGGAGGGAGTTTCTGTCAAAGAAGATGTTCCTATAAATACAATCATCGCTATCCTAGAAATTAAAGACACAGATTATAGCATCCTCAGACCTGTCTACATAAATGGAACAATACCTTTCGCTCTAAAAGTATCAGAAAATTCACCAGACACCTATTTGCTACTGACAAGTGGAATCTTAGACTTTGAACTGGAACAAAAATACACAATTCAGGTTCTTGGAAATGCTACATTTGACAATTTAATTGTCTACCAAGCGTCACTTAATGTTAAGCTTGAAGATGTAAATGACAATGCTCCACAATTTCCACAGAGTGTGCTGGAAGTATCTGTAGAAGAAAACAACAGCCCAGGAGCTGTTATACTGGAGCTTTCTGCATTTGATAGAGACAGTGGATCCAATGGAATTATTGACTATAGCTTTGGTGCAGAGTTGCCTATGGAATTTTTTATTGATGCCTCTCATGGAATCCTTACAGCATCTGTTTCTTTTGACCGGGAACAAAAAACATCTTACACTGTAATTGTTTTGGCTTCAGATCACGGATCACCGGCACAGAATGGTTCATGCACAGTAATTATCACTATTCTAGATCAAAATGACAATATGCCTATATTCCTTACCAATGAGTTTACATTCTCTGTTCCTGAAAATCTTTCCCGGCATGGTACAGTAGGAATCATAAATGTAACAGATGCTGATTCTGGATTAAATGGAGAAATATCTTTGTCCATGTTGAACACTACCATGCCGTTTTCTGTAGACAAGAATATCATACTACTTGAGGGTTACTTAGACTATGAAAGTGAGTATAAGTATGAGCTATGGATTGAAGCTCATGACAAAGGTAACCCACCCTTGAGTTCCACAGTAAAAGTAAACATTATGGTGTTAGATATGAATGATAATGCACCACTGATTTTGCTGCCAGATTCAAATTTCTCATATGTGTTAGTGCCCCCAGATACTTTAAAGGGGTCCTCTGTAACTAAGGTTCATGCAGTTGATTATGATGCTGGCATGAATGGAGCAATACAGTATAGTGGCTTTGGGGAGCTGGGCCCCCTTGGTGATCTCTTTACAATTGATAACATTACAGGTAACATCACACTAAAAGAAAGCATCATAACACACCACTGTGGCCTTTATCAGTTTATGGTAAAGGCAAGTGACCAAGGATATCCTGAAGCCCTTTCCACTATTGTTAGAATTAACATCCTCCTCAATCATAGCATAAGCAACAGGAGTTACCTAGAATCATTAATTATGGCCAAGACAGAAGTCCCTATTGAAAACCAAGTGATTCTGCTGAGCCCATGCACACAGTACCACAAAATGGCCCATTTTTCTTGGTCTCTGAATGTGCTGATTTTTCTTGGTGTAGTAATTCTCTGCATTCTCTTCTGTGTTATGGGAACCTTATTACTTTTTTGTAGAAGGAAAGGAAATCTCAAAAGAAGGAAAAAGGCAGAAGTGCAAATTCCATTAAAACTAAATGCTGATTACTGGGATAGTATAAAATAA